One Sphingomonas sp. KR3-1 DNA segment encodes these proteins:
- a CDS encoding N-succinylarginine dihydrolase: protein MLLEINFDGIIGPSHNYAGLSPGNLAATRNRGETSYPRAAALQGIAKMRANMALGLTQGILLPHARPDHRWLASLGTRFEDAPPHSQAQALSASPMWAANAATVSPAPDTGDGKCHLSVANLVTMPHRSHEWPETLAQLRLAFANPAFTVHGPVPAPFGDEGAANHMRLAAEHGAPGVEVFVYGISGGPFPARQHPDASAAVARRHRLERVLFVQQSEAAIAAGAFHNDVVAVANGRVLFAHEHAFADKARFHADLRAMLPEVEIVEVPAAQVSLADAIKSYLFNAQLVTLPSGEMALVLPGEARETPSVWNWLQAHVAGNGPIRRLEVVDVRQSMANGGGPACLRLRVVCDPGKVDPRFLLDPAKADRIEAVIAAHWPEAIPFDSIADPALVGRIEAARRALLEALDLSDLLTGNHLI, encoded by the coding sequence ATGCTCCTCGAGATCAACTTCGACGGGATCATCGGCCCGAGCCACAATTATGCCGGGCTCAGCCCCGGCAACCTGGCGGCGACGCGCAACCGGGGCGAGACCTCCTATCCGCGCGCCGCGGCGCTGCAGGGCATCGCCAAGATGCGCGCCAACATGGCGCTGGGGCTGACCCAGGGCATCCTGCTGCCCCATGCGCGGCCCGATCACCGCTGGCTCGCCAGCCTGGGCACTCGCTTCGAGGACGCGCCGCCCCATAGCCAGGCGCAGGCGCTGTCGGCCTCGCCGATGTGGGCGGCCAATGCGGCGACCGTCTCGCCCGCGCCCGATACCGGCGATGGGAAGTGCCATCTCAGCGTCGCCAACCTGGTGACGATGCCGCATCGCAGCCACGAATGGCCCGAGACGCTGGCGCAGCTCCGCCTCGCCTTCGCGAACCCCGCCTTCACCGTGCACGGCCCGGTGCCGGCGCCGTTCGGCGACGAAGGCGCGGCCAATCACATGCGCCTCGCCGCCGAGCACGGCGCGCCCGGCGTCGAAGTCTTCGTCTACGGCATCTCGGGCGGGCCCTTCCCGGCCCGCCAGCATCCCGACGCCAGCGCGGCAGTAGCGCGGCGGCACCGGCTCGAGCGCGTGCTGTTCGTCCAGCAGTCCGAGGCGGCGATCGCGGCGGGCGCCTTCCACAACGACGTGGTCGCGGTGGCGAACGGGCGCGTGCTGTTCGCCCATGAGCACGCCTTTGCCGACAAGGCGCGCTTCCATGCCGATCTGCGCGCGATGCTGCCCGAGGTCGAGATCGTCGAGGTGCCCGCCGCGCAGGTGAGCCTGGCCGATGCGATCAAGTCCTATCTGTTCAACGCCCAGCTGGTCACGCTCCCGTCCGGCGAAATGGCGCTGGTGCTGCCCGGCGAGGCGCGCGAGACGCCGAGCGTGTGGAACTGGCTGCAGGCGCATGTCGCCGGCAATGGCCCGATCCGCCGGCTCGAGGTGGTCGATGTGCGGCAATCGATGGCGAATGGCGGCGGCCCTGCCTGCCTGCGGCTGCGCGTCGTCTGCGATCCCGGAAAGGTCGACCCGCGCTTCCTGCTCGATCCTGCGAAGGCGGACCGGATAGAGGCGGTGATCGCGGCGCACTGGCCCGAGGCGATCCCCTTCGATTCGATCGCCGACCCCGCGCTGGTCGGCCGGATCGAGGCGGCGCGGCGGGCATTGCTCGAAGCGCTGGACCTGTCGGATTTACTTACAGGTAACCATTTAATTTAA
- a CDS encoding ATP-binding protein, with the protein MAAQALLAAIVPGGLMVFVMHEGQQAELAQRDGERLDAFVQTAAEASRAGRPLDQVTQLSGPLAGRVLLVDPQGQAISGPTSSLAPRAERPVVVDGRTVASARIVRAPELSDQDRRVLATQYIGVAAIVVVLFVLLLVMAYVFARRWSRPQLQLYRMSRDVVNGDLDLHFDEDGPAEVVATMRNLRRIASQFSRLETARRTWLVSISGELKGPTENMGEHFIKLCEVQPPLAPELIGAIEEDTRRLIHMAEDLNAVALADLGRLPVTFAPVDPRALIHNAIYADKKRAEAQGVRLETSTLPEYTVIVKWDGARIEQLFGALIDNSLRYTPKNGRIVLGLESSRDAWRLIIDDNAPGVDVMLAQRLFEPFYRSSDRADESAASGLGLATARAIVEAHHGRIEASRSPIGGLRVTVILPSNPPTA; encoded by the coding sequence TTGGCGGCGCAAGCGCTGCTCGCGGCGATCGTGCCGGGCGGCCTGATGGTCTTCGTGATGCACGAGGGCCAGCAGGCCGAGCTCGCGCAACGCGACGGCGAACGGCTCGACGCCTTTGTGCAGACCGCTGCCGAGGCATCGCGTGCGGGGCGGCCGCTCGATCAGGTGACGCAGCTCTCCGGGCCGCTGGCCGGGCGCGTGCTGCTCGTCGACCCGCAGGGCCAGGCGATCTCGGGGCCGACCAGCTCGCTGGCGCCGCGGGCCGAGCGCCCGGTGGTGGTCGATGGCCGCACCGTGGCGAGCGCCCGGATCGTCCGCGCGCCCGAGCTCAGCGACCAGGACCGGCGGGTGCTCGCCACGCAATATATCGGCGTCGCCGCGATCGTGGTGGTGCTGTTCGTGCTGCTGCTGGTGATGGCCTATGTCTTCGCGCGGCGCTGGTCCAGGCCGCAGCTCCAGCTCTACCGGATGAGCCGCGACGTCGTGAACGGCGATCTCGACCTCCATTTCGATGAGGATGGCCCCGCGGAGGTCGTGGCGACGATGCGCAACCTGCGCCGCATCGCCAGCCAGTTCAGCCGGCTTGAGACGGCGCGCCGCACCTGGCTCGTCTCGATCTCGGGCGAGCTCAAGGGCCCGACCGAGAATATGGGCGAGCATTTCATCAAGCTGTGCGAGGTGCAGCCACCCCTCGCCCCCGAGCTGATCGGCGCGATCGAGGAGGATACGCGTCGGCTGATCCACATGGCCGAGGACCTGAATGCCGTGGCGCTCGCCGATCTCGGCCGCCTGCCGGTCACCTTCGCGCCGGTGGACCCGCGCGCGCTGATCCACAACGCCATCTATGCCGACAAGAAGCGCGCCGAGGCGCAGGGCGTGCGGCTCGAGACCAGCACGCTGCCCGAATATACCGTGATCGTGAAATGGGACGGCGCGCGAATCGAGCAGCTGTTCGGCGCGCTGATCGACAATTCGCTGCGCTACACGCCGAAGAACGGGCGGATCGTGCTCGGCCTGGAAAGCTCGCGCGACGCCTGGCGGCTGATCATCGACGACAATGCCCCGGGCGTGGACGTGATGCTCGCCCAGCGCCTGTTCGAGCCATTCTACCGCTCGTCGGACCGCGCCGACGAATCCGCCGCCTCCGGCCTGGGCCTGGCGACCGCACGCGCGATCGTGGAAGCGCATCATGGCCGGATCGAAGCGAGCCGCTCGCCGATCGGCGGCCTGCGCGTAACGGTGATTCTGCCGAGCAACCCGCCGACCGCCTGA
- a CDS encoding fused MFS/spermidine synthase — MDDDTDEQALARAPRWLFVAAILAGSFLLFLVQPMVARMALPQLGGAPAVWNSAMLVYQALLLGGYAYAHWLGRVPPRMQATIHLAVLVGAALWLPIGVIAMELPADAQPALWVPWLLIASIGPLFFAISAQAPLLQRWYSIASHGRDPYALYAASNIGSFGGLLAYPLLVEPGLALKAQSWLWTVGYVLVLILVAGCAARLPRQAEGEPHVATHTPAPEWGRILHWIVLALVPSGLMLATTTFLTTDIVAVPMLWVLPLGLYLLSFSVAFRDDAVLPEILTKFAPVIILMFGATLIAGHQKLAYINAIIGLLLLFTVAVTLHARMYALRPAPDHLTGFYLAMSVGGALGGVFAGLIAPILFDWTYEYPLLVFAAGALCPQIFLVPLIGDLWDRHRPAKTVALIAVVAVLVWLGIANPGGVFGEMHEQIAFVLVAALGLVAIGRRPAYLAALAGGLILFGGYRSIQLSLTDARTRSYFGVYTVTDYPDERQLAHGTTLHGVQLKGARSTEPTTYYVPGSGVGQAMQALPDLYGPAARVGVVGLGTGTLACYARPGQSWRFFEIDPAIVQLARDSGKFTFLRQCAPQTRISIGDARVRLTESASASLDLLALDAFSSDTVPMHLLTREAFATYGRVLARNGLLLVHISNRFMALAPVVSAAARDGGWHAVRLSYEPGPNFVAEETPSGGTKVEQVETEAESASEWIALSHDPVLLNRLVARGGGWRQLGTWPGFQPWTDDYASVIPVLRLLHPELAND; from the coding sequence ATGGACGACGACACCGACGAGCAGGCCCTGGCGCGCGCGCCGCGCTGGCTGTTCGTCGCCGCGATCCTTGCCGGCTCCTTCCTGCTCTTCCTCGTCCAGCCGATGGTCGCGCGCATGGCGCTGCCCCAGCTCGGCGGTGCGCCGGCGGTGTGGAACAGCGCGATGCTGGTCTATCAGGCGCTGCTGCTCGGCGGATATGCCTATGCGCACTGGCTCGGCCGCGTGCCGCCGCGGATGCAGGCGACGATCCATCTTGCGGTGCTGGTCGGCGCCGCGCTCTGGCTGCCGATCGGCGTGATCGCGATGGAGCTGCCCGCCGATGCCCAGCCCGCGCTATGGGTGCCCTGGCTGCTCATCGCCTCGATCGGCCCGCTCTTCTTCGCCATCTCGGCCCAGGCGCCCCTGCTCCAACGCTGGTACAGCATCGCCAGCCATGGCCGCGATCCCTATGCGCTCTACGCCGCCTCCAATATCGGCAGCTTCGGCGGGCTGCTCGCCTATCCGCTGCTGGTCGAGCCCGGCCTGGCGCTCAAGGCGCAGAGCTGGCTGTGGACCGTCGGCTATGTCCTTGTCCTGATCCTGGTGGCGGGCTGCGCCGCGCGGCTGCCGCGCCAGGCCGAGGGCGAGCCGCACGTCGCAACGCACACGCCTGCGCCCGAATGGGGCCGGATCCTCCACTGGATCGTGCTCGCGCTCGTCCCCTCGGGATTGATGCTGGCGACCACCACCTTCCTCACCACCGATATCGTCGCGGTGCCGATGCTCTGGGTGCTGCCGCTCGGGCTCTACTTGCTCAGCTTCTCGGTCGCCTTTCGTGATGATGCGGTGCTGCCAGAGATCCTCACCAAGTTCGCGCCGGTGATCATCCTGATGTTCGGCGCGACGCTGATCGCCGGCCACCAGAAGCTCGCCTATATCAACGCGATCATCGGGCTGCTGCTGCTGTTCACCGTCGCGGTGACGCTGCACGCGCGCATGTACGCGCTGCGCCCGGCGCCCGATCATCTCACCGGCTTCTATCTCGCCATGTCGGTCGGCGGGGCGCTGGGCGGGGTATTCGCCGGGCTGATCGCGCCGATCCTGTTCGACTGGACTTATGAATATCCGCTGCTGGTCTTCGCCGCCGGCGCGCTGTGCCCGCAAATCTTCCTGGTGCCGCTGATCGGCGACCTGTGGGATCGCCACAGGCCGGCGAAGACGGTGGCGCTGATCGCAGTCGTCGCCGTGCTGGTCTGGCTCGGCATCGCCAATCCCGGCGGCGTCTTCGGCGAGATGCACGAGCAGATCGCCTTCGTCCTGGTCGCCGCGCTCGGGCTGGTCGCGATCGGCCGCCGCCCGGCCTATCTCGCGGCGCTTGCCGGCGGCCTGATCCTGTTCGGCGGCTATCGATCGATCCAGCTTTCGCTCACCGATGCGCGCACCCGCAGCTATTTCGGCGTCTACACCGTCACCGACTATCCCGACGAGCGCCAGCTCGCGCACGGCACCACGCTCCACGGCGTCCAGCTGAAGGGCGCGCGCTCGACCGAGCCGACCACCTATTATGTCCCCGGATCGGGCGTCGGCCAGGCGATGCAGGCGCTGCCCGACCTCTATGGCCCGGCGGCGCGCGTCGGTGTGGTCGGCCTCGGTACCGGCACGCTGGCCTGTTACGCCAGGCCCGGCCAGAGCTGGCGCTTCTTCGAGATCGATCCGGCGATCGTCCAGCTCGCCCGCGATTCGGGCAAGTTCACCTTCCTGCGCCAATGCGCCCCGCAGACGCGCATCTCGATCGGCGATGCGCGTGTGCGCCTCACCGAATCGGCCAGCGCCAGCCTCGACCTGCTCGCGCTCGATGCGTTTTCGTCGGACACGGTGCCGATGCACCTGCTCACGCGCGAGGCCTTTGCCACCTATGGCCGGGTGCTGGCGCGCAATGGCCTGCTCCTCGTCCATATCTCGAACCGCTTCATGGCGCTGGCCCCGGTGGTCTCCGCGGCAGCGCGCGACGGCGGCTGGCACGCTGTGCGGCTATCCTATGAACCGGGGCCCAATTTCGTCGCGGAAGAGACGCCCAGCGGCGGCACCAAGGTCGAGCAGGTCGAGACAGAGGCCGAATCGGCATCCGAATGGATCGCGCTCAGCCACGATCCCGTGCTGCTCAACCGGCTGGTCGCCCGCGGTGGCGGCTGGCGGCAGCTCGGCACCTGGCCGGGCTTCCAGCCCTGGACCGACGACTATGCCTCGGTGATCCCGGTCCTCCGCCTGCTCCATCCCGAGCTGGCGAACGACTAG
- a CDS encoding GNAT family N-acetyltransferase codes for MIETERLILRRWQERDRPAWHAMGRDPAVMEFLGPPLTPEAADAAMERQNALIDSIGHAFWAVERREDGAFLGFCGLKPGPEGTPLFGETEIGWRFAPGYWGKGYAREAAQASLDWAWARLDAATVAAMTVPGNTRSWGLMERLGMVRVPEQDFIHPMAPEWLNPHITYRIARPGASAVHLRASPAG; via the coding sequence ATGATCGAGACCGAACGCCTGATCCTCCGCCGCTGGCAGGAGCGCGACCGCCCGGCCTGGCATGCGATGGGCCGGGATCCCGCGGTGATGGAATTCCTCGGCCCGCCGCTCACCCCGGAAGCTGCCGATGCTGCGATGGAACGCCAGAACGCCCTGATCGACAGCATCGGCCACGCCTTCTGGGCGGTCGAGCGCCGGGAAGACGGCGCGTTCCTCGGCTTTTGCGGGCTCAAGCCCGGCCCCGAGGGGACGCCGCTGTTCGGCGAGACCGAGATCGGCTGGCGGTTCGCCCCGGGATATTGGGGCAAGGGCTATGCGCGCGAAGCGGCGCAGGCGAGCCTCGACTGGGCCTGGGCCCGGCTCGACGCCGCCACGGTCGCGGCGATGACCGTGCCTGGCAACACGCGCAGCTGGGGGCTGATGGAGCGCCTCGGCATGGTGCGCGTTCCGGAACAGGATTTCATCCACCCGATGGCGCCCGAATGGCTGAACCCGCACATCACCTATCGGATCGCCCGGCCTGGCGCTTCGGCCGTTCATCTGCGCGCAAGCCCCGCGGGCTAA
- a CDS encoding GNAT family N-acetyltransferase, giving the protein MIETARLRLRPWQREDRPAFERFNTEAMMRYLGGVHAPARVDAMFERRLADQARDGHCYWAVEHKDSGALVATCGIRIASNYPAEVPVAGMHEIGWRVAEAHWGKGYAREAAEASIAWAWTNLDAPAIGAWTTQLNVPSWRLMERLGMARRPDLDFHHQDHPPGAPLGAMIVYALERPQ; this is encoded by the coding sequence ATGATCGAGACCGCCCGCCTGCGCCTGCGCCCCTGGCAGCGCGAGGACCGTCCGGCGTTCGAGCGGTTCAATACCGAGGCGATGATGCGCTATCTGGGCGGCGTCCATGCGCCTGCACGCGTCGATGCGATGTTCGAACGGCGCCTCGCCGACCAGGCCCGCGACGGGCATTGCTACTGGGCGGTCGAACACAAGGATTCCGGAGCGCTGGTCGCCACCTGCGGCATCCGCATCGCTTCGAACTACCCAGCCGAGGTGCCGGTCGCCGGCATGCACGAGATCGGCTGGCGCGTCGCCGAGGCGCATTGGGGCAAGGGCTATGCGCGCGAAGCGGCCGAAGCGAGCATCGCCTGGGCCTGGACGAACCTCGACGCGCCTGCGATCGGCGCCTGGACGACGCAGCTCAACGTCCCGAGCTGGCGCCTGATGGAGCGGCTGGGCATGGCGCGTCGGCCGGATCTCGATTTCCACCATCAGGATCATCCGCCCGGCGCCCCGCTTGGCGCGATGATCGTGTACGCGCTGGAGCGCCCGCAATGA
- a CDS encoding GNAT family N-acetyltransferase produces MIETPRLLLRPWREADKPAFHALVNTPAMMAHFGGPVPQARHDAILDKQIAQQERYGHCMWAVELRETGELAGVCGVRIGGHPDTPVPEELEIGWRIGEKFWGQGIAREAAEASLAWGWANTDRPRIAAWTVIGNTRSWGLMERLGMRRRADLDFRHPDYAPEDPVGAMIVYAIDRPA; encoded by the coding sequence ATGATCGAAACACCACGTCTGCTCCTCCGCCCCTGGCGCGAGGCGGACAAGCCGGCCTTCCACGCGCTGGTCAACACGCCGGCGATGATGGCGCATTTCGGCGGGCCTGTGCCGCAGGCCAGGCATGACGCGATCCTCGACAAGCAGATCGCCCAGCAGGAGCGCTACGGCCATTGCATGTGGGCGGTCGAATTGCGCGAGACCGGCGAGCTCGCCGGGGTCTGCGGCGTCCGCATCGGCGGCCATCCGGACACGCCGGTGCCCGAGGAGCTCGAGATCGGCTGGCGGATCGGCGAGAAATTCTGGGGGCAGGGCATCGCGCGCGAGGCGGCGGAGGCGAGCCTCGCCTGGGGCTGGGCCAACACCGATCGCCCGCGCATCGCCGCCTGGACGGTGATCGGCAACACGCGCAGCTGGGGCCTGATGGAGCGGCTCGGCATGCGGCGGCGCGCCGATCTCGATTTCCGCCACCCCGACTATGCCCCCGAAGACCCCGTCGGCGCGATGATCGTCTACGCGATCGACCGCCCGGCATGA
- the hemB gene encoding porphobilinogen synthase, with the protein MSQYPALRLRRTRASEWSRRMHAETVLTPANLIWPLFVTEGEAEEPIAALPGVSRWGLNGIVARAREARDLGIPCLALFPNTPRELRTEDGREALNPDNLMCRAIRAIKDAVPDIGILTDVALDPYTAHGHDGVVDAQGYVLNDETSAVLVDQALLQAEAGSDIVAPSDMMDGRVGAIRGALEANGHVNVQIMAYAAKYASGFYGPFRDAVGSRGLLKGDKKTYQMDPANAEEALREVALDIAEGADSVMVKPGLPYLDIILRVKSEFQVPVFAYQVSGEYAMIEAAAAAGAGDRDALVLETLMAFRRAGCSGVLTYHAPLAAKLLG; encoded by the coding sequence ATGAGCCAGTATCCCGCCCTCCGCCTCCGCCGCACCCGTGCCTCCGAGTGGAGCCGCCGGATGCATGCCGAGACCGTCCTCACCCCCGCCAACCTGATCTGGCCGCTGTTCGTCACCGAAGGCGAGGCGGAGGAGCCGATCGCCGCGCTTCCCGGCGTGTCGCGCTGGGGGCTGAACGGCATCGTCGCCCGCGCCCGCGAGGCCCGCGACCTCGGAATCCCGTGCCTGGCGCTGTTCCCCAACACCCCGCGCGAACTGCGCACCGAGGATGGCCGTGAGGCGCTCAACCCCGACAATCTGATGTGCCGCGCGATTCGAGCGATCAAGGATGCGGTGCCCGATATCGGCATCCTCACCGACGTCGCGCTCGACCCCTATACCGCGCACGGCCATGACGGCGTCGTCGATGCCCAGGGCTATGTCCTCAACGACGAGACCAGCGCGGTGCTGGTCGACCAGGCACTGCTCCAGGCCGAGGCGGGATCGGACATCGTCGCCCCGTCGGACATGATGGACGGCCGCGTCGGCGCGATCCGCGGCGCGCTCGAGGCGAACGGCCACGTCAACGTCCAGATCATGGCCTATGCCGCGAAGTACGCCTCGGGCTTCTATGGCCCGTTTCGCGACGCGGTCGGCTCGCGCGGGCTGCTCAAGGGCGACAAGAAGACCTATCAGATGGACCCGGCCAATGCCGAGGAAGCGCTGCGCGAAGTCGCGCTCGACATCGCCGAGGGCGCCGACAGCGTGATGGTCAAGCCCGGGCTTCCCTATCTCGACATCATCCTGCGCGTGAAAAGCGAGTTCCAGGTGCCCGTGTTCGCGTACCAGGTGAGCGGCGAATATGCGATGATCGAGGCCGCCGCCGCGGCAGGGGCAGGGGACCGCGACGCGCTGGTGCTCGAGACGCTGATGGCCTTCCGCCGCGCCGGCTGCTCGGGCGTGCTGACCTATCATGCGCCGCTGGCGGCGAAGCTGTTGGGCTGA
- a CDS encoding MATE family efflux transporter: protein MPAPRHDLTQGPISRTLLLFALPTLGSNILQSLNGSINSIWVGRFLGEQALAATSNANIIMFLMFSAVFGFGMAATILIGQSMGRHDVEAARRAFGSAIGLVMGGAVVIAILGWLFAPQILRLLATPGEAQDMARDYLRVIFLGLPFSMLGVLIQMSLRGTGDSITPLWFMVLSVAIDSSFNPLLIEGIGPFPRMGIAGSATATLLAGITSSLGLLIYVYWRDLPIRLRGPELRYLLPEKALVRTIVAKGLPMGAQMLVMSTAGLTMIGLVNRLGVDTAAAYAVSQQLWTYIQMPAMAIGVAVSSMAAQNIGAGKWERVGAITRAGLTYNTAITLVVIGAIILFDRPVMALFVGGDSPAIPIARHIQLLASWTFVMFGATMVLFSTVRANGATIPPLVILAITLFPIRFGFAVLGQRWFGPDALWIAFPIGSACSLALAALYYRHGNWRKQVLAVPPEPTEVEEEAQATSEPAGRLQPNC from the coding sequence ATGCCAGCACCGCGTCACGATCTCACCCAGGGCCCGATCAGCCGCACCCTGCTGCTCTTCGCGCTGCCCACGCTGGGCTCGAACATCCTCCAGTCGCTGAACGGGTCGATCAACTCGATCTGGGTCGGCCGCTTCCTGGGTGAGCAGGCGCTGGCGGCGACCAGCAACGCCAACATCATCATGTTCCTGATGTTCTCGGCGGTGTTCGGCTTCGGCATGGCCGCGACGATCCTGATCGGTCAGTCGATGGGCCGCCACGATGTCGAGGCCGCACGCCGCGCCTTCGGCTCGGCGATCGGGCTGGTGATGGGCGGCGCGGTGGTGATCGCGATCCTCGGTTGGCTGTTCGCCCCGCAGATCCTCCGCCTCCTCGCCACGCCGGGCGAGGCGCAGGACATGGCGCGCGACTATCTGCGTGTCATCTTCCTAGGGCTGCCATTCTCGATGCTCGGCGTGCTCATCCAGATGAGCCTGCGCGGCACCGGCGATTCGATCACCCCGCTTTGGTTCATGGTGCTGAGCGTCGCGATCGATTCAAGCTTCAACCCGCTGCTGATCGAAGGCATCGGCCCGTTCCCGCGCATGGGCATCGCCGGCTCGGCGACCGCGACCCTGCTCGCCGGCATCACCTCGTCGCTCGGCCTGCTGATCTATGTCTATTGGCGCGACCTGCCGATCCGCCTGCGCGGCCCGGAGCTGCGCTACCTGCTCCCCGAAAAGGCGCTGGTCCGCACGATCGTCGCCAAGGGGCTGCCGATGGGCGCGCAGATGCTGGTGATGTCGACCGCGGGCCTGACGATGATCGGCCTGGTCAACCGGCTCGGCGTCGATACCGCCGCGGCCTATGCCGTCTCGCAGCAGCTGTGGACCTATATCCAGATGCCGGCGATGGCGATAGGCGTCGCCGTCTCGAGCATGGCCGCGCAGAATATCGGCGCGGGCAAATGGGAGCGGGTGGGGGCGATCACCCGTGCCGGCCTGACCTACAACACCGCGATCACCCTGGTCGTGATCGGCGCGATCATCCTGTTCGACCGCCCGGTGATGGCGCTGTTCGTCGGCGGCGATTCGCCCGCCATCCCGATCGCCCGCCACATCCAGCTGCTCGCCAGCTGGACCTTCGTGATGTTCGGCGCGACGATGGTGCTGTTCTCCACCGTCCGCGCCAATGGCGCGACGATCCCGCCGCTGGTCATCCTGGCGATCACGCTCTTCCCGATCCGCTTCGGCTTCGCGGTGCTCGGCCAGCGCTGGTTCGGCCCGGACGCGCTGTGGATCGCCTTCCCGATCGGATCCGCCTGCTCGCTCGCGCTGGCGGCGCTCTATTATCGCCACGGCAATTGGCGCAAGCAGGTGCTGGCGGTGCCGCCCGAGCCGACCGAGGTGGAGGAAGAGGCGCAGGCCACCAGCGAACCCGCGGGGCGCTTGCAACCCAATTGCTGA